From Ignavibacteriota bacterium, the proteins below share one genomic window:
- a CDS encoding GntR family transcriptional regulator: MSKGIDFSNPTPLYEQIIRDIKNRIARGDLKAGDKLETHQELSKRYKVSLITVKNALANLVKEQVLYTRVGKGTYVAEPTPRKMPRSDERMIGLVLRDLKQPFFSMVVESVERRASELGYHFLLSSSSENIEKEETQIERFRELGVQGLIIASLSYQYRATEHIERLHNDNFPYVMVSYIHDPAYWYVGCDQELGGYMATEHLIKTGYKSIGYVHVGKGNLLSEVRKNGYSRALIENDIPYIADLIYYLEEEPVDAGADRYTLGTQFAGRFAGLPKRPEALFFYNDMVALGFIQAAAEFGIQVPRDVAIVGFDDVLVARYASVPLTTIHQPVDRIGKWAVDVINSRLTHQDIGNRITLKPQLIVRESCGARKRGILVPTTLASGSSPEA; encoded by the coding sequence GTGAGCAAAGGCATCGATTTTTCGAATCCGACTCCCTTGTACGAGCAGATCATCCGGGACATCAAGAACCGGATCGCACGTGGAGATCTGAAGGCAGGCGACAAGCTGGAGACGCATCAGGAGCTCTCGAAGCGGTACAAGGTCAGCCTCATTACCGTGAAGAATGCACTTGCGAATCTTGTCAAGGAGCAGGTCCTGTACACGCGTGTCGGCAAGGGGACCTATGTAGCGGAGCCGACGCCACGGAAGATGCCCAGGTCGGACGAGCGGATGATCGGGCTGGTTCTGCGTGACCTCAAGCAGCCATTCTTCTCAATGGTGGTAGAGAGCGTCGAGCGGCGTGCCTCGGAGCTGGGCTATCATTTCCTCCTCTCGAGTTCTTCGGAGAACATCGAGAAGGAAGAGACGCAGATCGAGCGCTTCAGGGAGCTCGGCGTCCAGGGGCTCATCATCGCATCGCTGTCGTATCAGTACCGTGCCACCGAACACATCGAGCGTCTGCACAACGACAATTTTCCGTATGTGATGGTGTCGTACATCCACGACCCGGCGTACTGGTATGTCGGTTGCGACCAGGAATTGGGCGGCTATATGGCGACCGAGCATCTGATCAAGACGGGGTATAAGTCCATCGGTTATGTTCACGTGGGGAAGGGAAACCTCTTGAGTGAGGTGCGCAAGAACGGATACTCGCGTGCGCTCATCGAGAACGACATACCATACATCGCTGATCTGATCTACTATCTTGAAGAAGAGCCTGTGGATGCCGGGGCCGACCGGTACACGCTTGGTACGCAGTTCGCAGGCAGGTTCGCCGGACTGCCGAAGCGTCCGGAGGCCCTCTTCTTCTATAATGATATGGTCGCGCTCGGGTTCATCCAGGCGGCCGCAGAATTCGGGATCCAGGTCCCGCGCGATGTCGCCATCGTCGGCTTCGACGACGTCCTTGTCGCGAGGTATGCGTCGGTCCCTCTTACAACCATCCATCAGCCGGTCGACCGTATCGGTAAGTGGGCGGTGGATGTCATCAACAGCCGGTTGACCCATCAGGATATCGGTAACCGCATCACCCTCAAGCCCCAGCTCATCGTCCGGGAATCGTGCGGGGCCCGCAAACGCGGCATCCTCGTGCCCACTACTCTTGCCTCAGGTTCTTCGCCCGAAGCCTGA
- a CDS encoding alpha-glucosidase, producing the protein MTCLIALLLGLLGASGPTQASVPRPDSRSVVIHRQARFTILTPYAIRLEWAADSIFEDRASLVAVNRSLPPPAFTKTISGTTLTISTGVITLTYRDDGRPFDSLNTRIVFSAGSMRGAWVPDQLDTANLLGTTRTLDGADGDLIPRDSSRVVLEPGLLSRSGWTLIDDSARPLLDASPWPWVTPRPSGERRDLYFFAYGRDYRRVLKEFTALAGPIPIPPRHAFGYWYSRWRTSSESELRGLVGTFRSLDIPLDVLLIDMDWHITALPEFFHGDARTKDQAGQDHGWTGFTWNQNLFPDPRRFLGWMERQGVQVGLNLHPASGIQPHEEKYPAMARAVGIDPGTRAYVPFNIVDRRFAQAYFDTLLHPMESDGVDLWWLDWQQWNTTSIPGVNPTFYLNYLHFTDMQRRSLRRPMIYHRWGGLGNHRYQIGFSGDTKTSWASLAYQPFFTVTAANVGFGYWGNDIGGFYGPPNTPELFTRWFQFGVFSPILKTHATGRDFAILRKLWEYPHATFLHLRDLVHLRYALLPYLYTAAHTAHSTGISPCHPLYYDHPDQDEAYAFKNEYSFGPDMIVHPVTRPLGGDSLFTMQSTWLPPGSLGTSGTPERP; encoded by the coding sequence ATGACCTGTTTGATCGCACTTCTCCTGGGTCTGCTCGGGGCTTCCGGGCCAACCCAGGCATCCGTTCCCCGCCCGGATTCCCGATCCGTCGTGATCCACCGTCAGGCACGGTTCACCATCCTGACCCCATATGCCATCCGCCTGGAGTGGGCGGCTGATTCCATATTCGAAGACCGCGCCTCGCTCGTAGCAGTGAACCGGTCACTCCCTCCCCCCGCATTCACAAAGACCATATCCGGGACTACGCTCACCATCTCCACGGGCGTGATAACACTGACCTATCGTGATGACGGCCGACCTTTCGATTCGCTGAATACCCGCATCGTATTCTCCGCCGGGTCGATGCGCGGGGCGTGGGTACCGGACCAACTGGATACCGCCAATTTGCTGGGGACCACACGGACACTTGACGGCGCAGACGGAGATCTGATCCCACGGGACAGCTCTCGTGTCGTGCTTGAACCCGGACTCCTCTCACGCTCGGGCTGGACGCTCATCGACGATTCTGCACGGCCGCTGCTCGATGCCTCCCCCTGGCCGTGGGTCACCCCGCGCCCTTCCGGAGAACGACGTGACCTGTATTTCTTCGCCTACGGCCGTGACTATCGCCGCGTGCTGAAGGAGTTCACTGCGCTCGCCGGACCGATCCCCATCCCACCTCGTCACGCGTTCGGTTACTGGTATTCACGGTGGAGGACTTCCTCAGAGTCGGAATTGCGGGGGCTGGTCGGGACTTTCCGATCGCTCGACATTCCGCTGGACGTCCTCCTCATCGACATGGACTGGCACATCACTGCGTTGCCGGAATTCTTCCATGGTGATGCCAGAACGAAGGATCAGGCGGGGCAGGACCATGGGTGGACCGGCTTCACCTGGAACCAGAACCTGTTCCCCGATCCGCGCCGCTTCCTGGGGTGGATGGAACGTCAGGGCGTCCAGGTGGGATTGAACCTCCATCCCGCTTCCGGGATCCAACCCCATGAAGAGAAGTACCCGGCCATGGCCCGCGCAGTCGGGATCGACCCCGGCACCCGGGCGTATGTGCCGTTCAACATCGTCGATCGCCGGTTCGCACAGGCGTACTTCGACACACTCCTTCATCCGATGGAGAGTGATGGTGTGGACCTGTGGTGGCTCGACTGGCAACAATGGAACACCACCAGCATTCCCGGCGTGAACCCGACTTTCTATCTGAACTACCTCCACTTCACGGATATGCAGCGACGGTCACTCCGCCGGCCGATGATCTATCACCGCTGGGGCGGACTTGGCAATCATCGCTATCAGATCGGTTTCTCCGGCGATACGAAGACCAGCTGGGCGTCCCTCGCCTATCAACCCTTCTTCACCGTCACCGCCGCCAACGTCGGATTCGGCTATTGGGGAAATGACATCGGCGGGTTCTACGGCCCGCCGAACACGCCGGAGCTCTTCACGCGCTGGTTCCAGTTCGGCGTGTTCAGCCCGATTCTCAAGACCCACGCGACGGGACGCGACTTCGCCATCCTCCGGAAATTATGGGAGTATCCCCACGCAACATTCCTCCATCTCCGGGATCTGGTGCACCTCCGCTATGCCCTGCTTCCCTATCTCTATACCGCAGCGCACACGGCACATTCGACCGGCATCTCACCATGTCATCCCCTCTATTATGATCATCCGGACCAGGACGAGGCGTATGCATTCAAGAACGAATACTCCTTCGGCCCCGACATGATCGTTCACCCGGTGACACGCCCGCTCGGGGGTGACAGCCTGTTCACCATGCAGTCGACGTGGCTCCCCCCCGGGAGCCTGGGTACGAGTGGCACACCGGAACGACCCTGA
- a CDS encoding DUF5110 domain-containing protein, giving the protein MAPPREPGYEWHTGTTLNGDTTITRPFRINDVPVYIRAGSIIPMAPRMQYTGAWHRDSLTLMVVPGGTGDAVYYDDDGTTSGYERGHSSLTRIHSSTIGRTLTVTIDPVEGSYPGMPATRWYTLELLRSFPPSRVTVNGVPIPSGQEQDAHGWHYDGPSLTASIPLPAVSCRKQIVVSIAMPDDDTALLNGALYRLALLDGFTQFLSDRRNFRRQDLWSDARHPSDAIMRLAQTGIRIGNGPHTVAHELRNLIGEWPAVIGAVHQVAADYPQFAPYDALLRAIP; this is encoded by the coding sequence GTGGCTCCCCCCCGGGAGCCTGGGTACGAGTGGCACACCGGAACGACCCTGAACGGCGACACGACCATCACGCGTCCCTTCCGCATCAACGATGTGCCGGTGTACATCCGCGCCGGGTCGATCATCCCGATGGCACCCCGTATGCAATACACCGGGGCGTGGCACCGCGACTCCCTCACGCTGATGGTCGTTCCCGGCGGCACGGGTGACGCTGTGTACTACGATGACGATGGCACAACATCAGGATATGAGCGCGGACACTCATCGCTCACCCGGATCCATTCGTCCACCATAGGACGGACACTCACCGTGACGATCGACCCTGTCGAAGGCTCGTATCCCGGCATGCCGGCAACCCGATGGTACACCCTCGAGCTTCTCCGCTCGTTCCCGCCGTCGCGCGTGACCGTGAACGGCGTACCGATCCCCTCCGGACAGGAGCAGGACGCACATGGCTGGCATTATGACGGCCCATCCCTCACGGCCTCGATACCCCTCCCTGCCGTCTCGTGCAGGAAGCAGATCGTTGTGAGCATCGCCATGCCGGATGATGACACGGCGCTTCTCAATGGTGCACTGTACCGGCTGGCCCTGCTCGATGGATTCACCCAGTTCCTTTCCGACCGCCGGAATTTCCGCAGGCAGGACCTGTGGAGCGATGCACGCCATCCCAGCGACGCGATCATGCGCCTGGCGCAGACCGGGATACGCATTGGCAACGGCCCGCACACGGTGGCCCACGAACTCCGGAACCTGATCGGGGAATGGCCGGCGGTCATCGGAGCCGTCCACCAGGTTGCGGCCGATTACCCGCAGTTCGCACCCTACGACGCGCTCCTGCGCGCCATCCCCTAG
- a CDS encoding alginate lyase family protein has protein sequence MLLQLLSAEILSPAERKRISTAAEEALRAEPKTIVAYHAPRSAGGSHDYFSEGDYWWPDPDQPDGPFIKKDGLTNPGNFNDHRIALIRFSQQASTLTAAFRMTGDHRFARHALRHLRAWFADTSTAMSPHLLYAQAIKGRVTGRGIGIIGTIHLIEVARAVYVLERDGGITHEEAVPLISWFSRYLRWLTTHPYGLQERDEKNNHGTWWVAQIAAFASLTGDAAVLDSCRWRFRTILLPGQLSSDGRFPLELARTKPYNYALFNLEGMAVICRILSTPHDDLWTFTLPDGRTIRRAFQYMAPFVIDKSRWPFPPDVMNFEMFPARQMAWLFAFDAYDDDHYIDVWHTLVPNQIRAEIARTFPIREPLLWTTLP, from the coding sequence ATGCTGCTTCAGCTGTTGAGCGCCGAGATCCTCTCCCCCGCGGAACGGAAGCGCATCAGCACTGCCGCGGAGGAAGCACTCCGGGCAGAACCGAAGACCATCGTCGCCTATCATGCGCCACGGAGTGCCGGAGGATCGCACGACTATTTCTCCGAAGGTGACTACTGGTGGCCGGACCCCGATCAGCCCGACGGGCCTTTTATAAAGAAGGATGGGTTGACGAATCCCGGCAATTTCAACGATCACCGCATCGCCCTGATCCGATTCAGTCAGCAGGCCTCAACGCTCACGGCCGCGTTCCGGATGACCGGGGACCACCGCTTTGCGCGACACGCACTGCGTCATCTCCGGGCGTGGTTCGCCGATACATCGACCGCAATGTCCCCGCACCTGCTCTATGCACAGGCCATCAAGGGTCGGGTCACGGGCCGGGGGATCGGGATCATCGGCACGATCCATCTCATCGAGGTTGCCCGCGCGGTGTACGTCCTGGAACGCGACGGCGGGATCACCCACGAAGAAGCGGTCCCTCTGATCTCGTGGTTCTCCCGCTACCTCCGATGGCTCACGACACATCCGTACGGACTGCAGGAGCGGGACGAGAAGAACAACCACGGAACATGGTGGGTGGCACAGATTGCGGCATTCGCATCGCTGACGGGCGATGCTGCAGTACTCGACTCCTGCCGTTGGCGTTTCCGCACCATCCTGCTCCCGGGTCAACTCTCTTCCGATGGCAGGTTCCCGCTCGAACTCGCCCGCACCAAACCGTACAATTATGCACTGTTCAACCTCGAAGGGATGGCGGTCATTTGCCGCATCCTTTCCACGCCGCACGACGATCTCTGGACGTTCACGTTGCCGGACGGCCGCACCATCCGCCGGGCCTTCCAGTACATGGCCCCGTTCGTCATCGACAAATCACGCTGGCCGTTCCCACCGGATGTGATGAATTTTGAAATGTTCCCTGCCCGTCAGATGGCGTGGCTCTTTGCTTTTGACGCGTACGATGACGATCATTATATCGACGTTTGGCACACCCTTGTTCCGAACCAGATACGGGCAGAGATCGCACGCACATTCCCTATCCGTGAACCTCTCCTATGGACCACACTCCCATGA
- a CDS encoding DUF5009 domain-containing protein, with protein MNRSTIGLHHQSSASSGAPPPSPRVLAIDALRGFDMFWIIGGENIFKAFDRGVGSPATQWISSQLDHSPWYGFTFYDIIMPLFMFLVGVSMVYSTSKRLAADPSHRRLWQHIVIRIALLWLFGMMVQGHLLSYDIEKIALYSNTLQAIAAGYLIASLITLYLPRLWQAAATAGLMLAYWAVFAFVPGPGAPYDPEGNIALHIDKLILGNFQDGTTYTWILSSLNFGATTMLGAFTAYILRAGWRPTRTLMILASGGVGLLLLSFAWMPLHPMVKHLWTGSFVLFSGGVCLLMLSVFYVLTDILGYKSWTAGLVVIGSNAIFAYVTSHLFDYTSVARVFLDGLEQYSGPWQWFILSLGGFAVLYGVLYTMHRKKIFIKI; from the coding sequence ATGAATCGCTCTACGATCGGCCTCCATCATCAAAGCAGCGCCAGCAGCGGAGCTCCCCCGCCATCACCACGCGTGCTCGCCATTGACGCCTTGCGCGGGTTCGACATGTTCTGGATCATCGGAGGCGAGAATATTTTCAAGGCGTTCGATCGCGGTGTGGGCTCCCCGGCGACGCAATGGATCTCGTCCCAACTCGACCACTCGCCATGGTACGGGTTCACGTTCTATGACATCATCATGCCGCTGTTCATGTTCCTCGTGGGGGTGTCCATGGTGTACTCCACATCGAAGCGGCTCGCGGCCGACCCCTCCCATCGTCGGCTCTGGCAACATATCGTGATCCGGATCGCGCTCCTCTGGCTCTTCGGGATGATGGTGCAAGGTCACCTCCTCTCCTACGACATCGAGAAGATCGCGCTCTACAGCAATACACTCCAGGCCATTGCCGCAGGATATCTCATCGCCTCGCTGATCACCCTGTACCTCCCGCGTCTGTGGCAGGCCGCGGCAACAGCCGGTCTGATGCTGGCCTATTGGGCCGTGTTCGCCTTCGTTCCCGGACCGGGAGCACCGTATGACCCGGAAGGGAACATCGCCCTTCATATAGACAAGTTGATCCTGGGCAACTTCCAGGACGGTACGACCTACACCTGGATACTCTCGAGCCTGAACTTCGGCGCCACAACGATGCTCGGAGCATTCACGGCGTATATCCTCCGTGCAGGATGGCGCCCAACGCGTACGCTCATGATACTCGCATCGGGTGGCGTGGGGCTGCTCCTGCTGTCCTTCGCATGGATGCCGCTGCATCCAATGGTGAAGCACCTCTGGACCGGCTCATTCGTTCTTTTCTCCGGCGGCGTATGCTTACTGATGCTTTCCGTGTTCTATGTCCTGACCGATATCCTCGGCTACAAGTCATGGACAGCCGGACTTGTGGTGATCGGATCGAATGCAATATTCGCATACGTGACGTCCCACCTCTTCGACTACACCAGCGTCGCACGCGTGTTCCTCGACGGATTGGAGCAGTACTCCGGTCCATGGCAGTGGTTCATACTCTCGCTCGGCGGATTTGCAGTCCTGTACGGCGTGTTGTACACTATGCACAGGAAGAAGATCTTCATCAAGATCTGA
- a CDS encoding DUF4153 domain-containing protein: protein MKLPSMRMAIQDARDTFVRFPAIICNAILGTAVALILVDHEGSGEPSILFSILFATILGIPLLFSLAVYAERKNFRWPQALGFQAIGILLLVVYASTVPQDLTFAPTAVPGRFFLFGAALSFLMMFIPSGNDTPEQTFWHFNWQFFLRVVIAGVYAGVLFTGFALALAALDNLFGVTIPGKRYPELWVAIVGLFAPWFTLAGTPDARPGVARDHPYPRGMKVFALYILGPIVLVYLVILYAYLIKVLVAWDWPKGWVSGLIFGFAGCGVLLVVLLKPLIEKEGMVWIRRAILWFHIVLVPLLVMLFLAIGRRVSEYGITEPRYIALTVAAWLGIIVLYFLLSRKKALRFIPLSLCLMAFGISFGPWGVFAVSESSQHARLEALLTSAGVLNNGRVTATHPPVPFEDVQEISGILTYLRDAHGFESIQPWFETNLRIDTAVSRLRYKPASDIAEMMGITFVQPWEGTRGGSVTLRASGGFPVTGYDRLARFSPYAGFNDRVDTLGGGICIRSRDGINTLTFTGPDTSVQYLTVDLRAHAAAILQRYDRNVIKAVPDTIMMLRASGNGLDVCICQWSIDVWTKDDSTRITYMEAIVLFTTPERTP, encoded by the coding sequence ATGAAGCTCCCATCGATGCGCATGGCGATCCAGGACGCGCGCGATACCTTCGTCCGCTTTCCGGCGATCATCTGCAACGCGATCCTCGGCACGGCAGTGGCACTGATCCTCGTGGACCATGAAGGAAGCGGCGAGCCATCGATACTCTTCAGTATCCTGTTCGCAACGATCCTCGGGATCCCGCTCCTCTTCTCGTTGGCCGTGTATGCGGAACGGAAGAACTTCAGGTGGCCACAGGCACTGGGCTTCCAGGCGATCGGCATCCTCCTCCTTGTTGTCTACGCCTCCACCGTACCACAGGACCTCACTTTTGCTCCCACGGCCGTGCCCGGGAGGTTCTTCCTGTTCGGGGCGGCACTGTCATTCCTGATGATGTTCATCCCGTCGGGTAACGATACACCGGAGCAGACGTTCTGGCATTTCAATTGGCAGTTCTTCCTCCGCGTGGTCATCGCCGGAGTGTACGCCGGGGTCCTCTTCACAGGATTCGCCCTGGCGCTCGCGGCTCTCGATAACCTCTTCGGGGTCACCATCCCCGGCAAGCGGTATCCGGAACTCTGGGTGGCGATCGTCGGACTGTTTGCACCCTGGTTCACGCTTGCGGGAACCCCGGATGCAAGGCCCGGTGTCGCCCGCGATCATCCCTACCCCCGCGGCATGAAGGTCTTCGCGCTGTACATCCTCGGCCCGATCGTCCTCGTGTACCTGGTGATCCTGTACGCGTACCTGATCAAGGTCCTGGTCGCATGGGATTGGCCCAAAGGGTGGGTCAGCGGACTCATCTTCGGCTTCGCCGGCTGCGGGGTGCTGCTCGTCGTCCTTCTGAAACCCCTGATCGAGAAAGAAGGGATGGTATGGATCCGCCGGGCGATCCTCTGGTTCCATATCGTCCTCGTTCCACTTCTCGTGATGCTCTTCCTTGCCATAGGGCGGCGGGTCTCGGAATACGGCATCACGGAACCGCGCTATATCGCGCTCACCGTGGCAGCATGGCTGGGGATCATCGTCCTCTATTTCCTCCTGAGCAGGAAGAAAGCATTGCGGTTCATCCCGCTCTCCCTCTGCCTCATGGCATTCGGCATAAGCTTCGGCCCGTGGGGTGTGTTCGCGGTGTCGGAATCCAGTCAGCATGCCCGGCTTGAGGCCCTCCTCACGTCCGCCGGCGTACTGAACAATGGACGCGTCACGGCGACACACCCGCCGGTCCCCTTCGAAGATGTACAGGAGATCAGCGGGATACTGACGTACCTGCGCGACGCCCATGGGTTCGAGAGCATCCAGCCATGGTTCGAGACGAACCTCCGCATCGACACGGCCGTGTCACGCCTGCGGTACAAGCCAGCCTCGGACATTGCAGAGATGATGGGCATCACGTTCGTTCAGCCATGGGAAGGAACGCGTGGAGGAAGCGTGACACTCCGGGCCAGCGGCGGCTTCCCGGTGACCGGCTATGACCGGTTGGCGCGGTTTTCGCCGTACGCGGGATTCAACGATCGCGTGGACACGCTCGGAGGAGGGATCTGCATCCGATCGCGCGACGGCATCAACACGCTCACCTTCACGGGGCCGGACACGAGTGTGCAGTACCTCACTGTCGATCTGAGGGCGCATGCCGCCGCGATCCTGCAGAGATACGACCGGAACGTCATCAAGGCCGTTCCGGACACCATCATGATGCTCCGGGCGTCCGGCAACGGACTCGATGTCTGCATCTGCCAGTGGTCCATTGACGTATGGACGAAAGACGACAGCACGCGGATCACCTACATGGAGGCCATCGTCCTCTTCACCACGCCGGAACGGACGCCGTGA
- a CDS encoding septation protein SpoVG family protein: MQIIDMRRSDREGNIKAFFKLQTEEGLVIEGFKIMNGKNGLFASMPSKKVGEKFIETVTASREVKAELGRLALAAYETLPAGGDAPPRSGSGSGFDPGPDQPNYATDLPF; encoded by the coding sequence ATGCAGATCATCGATATGCGGCGATCCGACCGAGAAGGCAATATCAAGGCATTCTTCAAACTGCAGACAGAGGAAGGGCTCGTGATCGAGGGGTTCAAGATCATGAACGGCAAGAACGGGCTCTTCGCGAGCATGCCCAGCAAGAAGGTGGGCGAGAAGTTCATCGAGACCGTGACCGCGTCGCGCGAAGTGAAAGCGGAACTCGGACGACTGGCACTTGCCGCATACGAAACGCTTCCCGCAGGCGGTGACGCGCCGCCCCGTTCCGGTTCCGGTTCTGGTTTCGATCCCGGCCCGGATCAACCGAATTACGCTACCGATCTCCCCTTCTGA
- a CDS encoding T9SS type A sorting domain-containing protein: MKGSVILALLALVLAGTATAPAQKFYTPDVTGIIEKYQCAGCHGGSGGMDITPYASIMSTGLHAPVVVANDSNSVIVRKLKGTQTFGAQMPFGGPYLSEAEIAVIVQWIMGGAKETATTASVGENGVPLRLDLMQNYPNPFNPTTMVEFQLPAASTVRLAVYDMLGRQVAELLNEVRAAGQHAVPFNAAGLASGTYTYRLTAGERVLTKRMLLVR, from the coding sequence ATGAAGGGAAGCGTAATACTTGCATTGCTGGCGCTCGTACTTGCGGGGACAGCCACCGCACCGGCCCAGAAATTCTACACACCGGATGTTACGGGCATCATTGAAAAGTATCAGTGCGCGGGATGCCACGGTGGATCGGGAGGGATGGATATCACGCCCTACGCGAGCATCATGTCCACCGGTCTCCACGCACCGGTCGTGGTGGCGAACGATTCGAACAGCGTGATCGTCCGGAAGCTGAAGGGAACACAGACCTTCGGCGCGCAGATGCCTTTCGGCGGACCGTACCTATCGGAAGCTGAGATCGCAGTGATCGTGCAGTGGATCATGGGCGGGGCGAAGGAAACGGCGACCACCGCTTCCGTGGGGGAGAACGGGGTCCCCTTGCGGCTCGACCTGATGCAGAACTACCCCAACCCGTTCAATCCGACGACCATGGTGGAATTCCAGCTTCCGGCGGCAAGCACCGTGCGCCTGGCCGTGTATGACATGCTCGGCCGGCAGGTCGCGGAGCTCCTCAATGAAGTACGTGCCGCAGGCCAGCATGCCGTTCCGTTCAATGCGGCGGGACTCGCGAGCGGCACATACACCTACCGATTGACGGCAGGCGAACGGGTTCTGACCAAGCGTATGCTGCTGGTGCGCTGA
- a CDS encoding YceI family protein codes for MAQWIIDPVHSEVTFKVKHLVVSTVTGRFTSVRGTVEATKNDFSDARVSFQADVNSISTNNEQRDGHLKSADFFDAANFPELSFTSTAIEPKSDGALVMKGDMTIRGTKRSIALHVAYNGTVKGFDGDVAGFEISGVLNRQDFGLRWNALTETGGVVVSDEVKLVIAVELKRAQAAASAAA; via the coding sequence ATGGCACAGTGGATCATCGATCCGGTTCATTCCGAAGTCACCTTCAAAGTGAAGCATCTGGTCGTCTCGACCGTCACGGGCCGCTTCACGTCCGTCCGTGGCACAGTGGAAGCGACGAAGAACGATTTCAGCGACGCGCGCGTGTCGTTCCAGGCCGACGTCAACAGCATCAGCACCAATAACGAGCAGCGTGACGGGCACCTGAAGTCGGCCGATTTCTTCGACGCAGCGAACTTCCCCGAGCTTTCCTTCACCTCCACCGCCATCGAACCGAAGAGCGACGGCGCCTTGGTGATGAAGGGCGACATGACCATCCGCGGCACGAAGAGGTCCATTGCGCTGCATGTGGCGTACAATGGCACGGTGAAGGGTTTCGACGGCGATGTTGCCGGCTTCGAGATCAGCGGCGTGCTCAACCGTCAGGATTTCGGGCTCCGGTGGAATGCATTGACCGAGACCGGCGGTGTGGTGGTGAGCGATGAGGTGAAGCTCGTGATCGCGGTGGAACTCAAGCGTGCCCAGGCAGCGGCATCCGCAGCCGCCTGA
- a CDS encoding Crp/Fnr family transcriptional regulator — MFDALKAHVAARTELVDEEFPRCTSLMAPRRLRKGHTLSQAGEPCRYLAFVTSGCLRAYSIDEKGEEHVVQFALEQWWITDMYSFLTGKPGEYIIEALEESDVLLIDAAAYEQVCTTVPAFERYFRILLQNNYVATHRRLLATISLSAEDRYLQLIAEYPSIVQRVAQRHIASYLGITPEALSRIRGRIAKNSGDQ; from the coding sequence ATGTTCGATGCGCTCAAGGCACACGTGGCCGCCCGCACCGAGCTCGTGGATGAAGAATTCCCGCGGTGCACCTCGCTCATGGCCCCCCGCCGGTTGCGGAAGGGACATACGCTCTCGCAGGCCGGGGAACCGTGCCGCTACCTGGCGTTCGTGACCTCCGGCTGCCTTCGTGCATATTCGATCGATGAGAAAGGTGAGGAGCACGTGGTCCAGTTCGCGCTCGAGCAGTGGTGGATCACCGACATGTACAGCTTCCTCACCGGCAAACCCGGAGAGTACATCATCGAGGCCCTCGAGGAATCAGACGTCCTCCTCATCGACGCCGCGGCATACGAACAGGTGTGCACCACCGTCCCCGCGTTCGAGCGGTATTTCCGGATCCTCCTGCAGAACAATTACGTTGCGACCCACCGCCGTCTGCTCGCCACCATCAGCCTGAGCGCCGAAGATCGGTACCTGCAACTCATCGCGGAGTATCCCTCCATCGTGCAGAGGGTAGCCCAGCGCCACATCGCCTCGTACCTCGGGATCACGCCTGAGGCATTGAGCAGGATCCGCGGCAGGATCGCCAAGAACTCTGGAGACCAGTAA